The Puniceicoccales bacterium genome contains the following window.
GCTAGACTTCTGGCCGTTACATGCATACAAAATGGAATAAGTTCTCCGGCAATTTTATACATATTTGGTATCATCAAAAGTAAACCCTGGGAAGCAGTGAATGTGGTCGATAAAACGCCACATTGCAATGCGCCATGGAGAGAACCAGCCACACCAGCCTCGGATTCAAGTTGCACTAGCTCAGGCACCTGGCCAAAAATATTTTCCCTACCGGCCATGGACCATTCATCGGAAAATTCTGCCATGGGCGACGATGGAGTTATGGGATAGATGGCTATCAATTCATTTAATCTATAGGCCACGCTGGCCACTGCTTCGTTTGCATCCGAAATGACAAAATTCTTATCAATCATAATACTTACATACCTTTTATTATTTAAATATTTCCAACGTCAATCGTCTTTACACTAGGACTTGCAATATCTAAGTTAATATGATATTATCTATATGTCATGTTTATTGGTGAAAAATGCTTGCATTTGAAAATAAACATAATTTAGGATAGTAAACACAATAACAATCTACATCAGTTATAAATATGGTACAGGAACAAACCAAAGAATTCAGTAAATTAAGACGGATATTTTTTCCATTGCATACCTATGAATTGAAGAAAGCATTGCCGATGAGTTTGATCTTCTTCTGCATTCTATTCAATTATACATGCCTAAGGAATATTAAAGATAGCCTGATAGTAACCGGACCAGGGTCCGATGCAGAAGTCATTCCATTTATAAAAGGATTCTGCGTCGTGCCATCCGCCATAATATTCATGCTACTCTATGCCAAAGCGAGTAATATTTTGAGCAATGAAAAGCTATTTTATTTCTCACTGACGCCATTTATAGTTTTTTTCGGAGCATTCGCCTATTTGATATATCCAAATTTAGGCACACTTCATCCCTCCCTTGATACCATAACTACTTGGCGTGCTGCTGCTCCAAAATTTCTCTATTGGCCCATAGCCATCGTCGGTAATTGGTCCTATGTATTGTTTTTCATATTGGCGGAATTGTGGGGTGGCGTTCTGCTATCGCTCTCATTTTGGCAATTTGCAAATCAAATAACCAAGACATCCGAAGCGAAACGAATGTACTCTTTCTTTGGATTAATGGCCCAGATGGCCGTGTTGGCTTCGGGTATTGTCGGAGAACATTTCTCTAACATAAAAAATAAAGTAGGTGTAGGTGTGGATCCATGGCAAATTTCACTGAACTGGCTAATGGGTATCGTTGTGGTGCTGGGAATAGTAGCCATGGTCACATTTCGCTGGATATATACCAATGTACTTACCGATAAACGCTTCTATGATAAACCAGAATTGCCAGGTAATTCCGGAGGAAAGAAAAAGAAAAGCGTACCTCTATCCCAAAGCTTTAAAATAATATTTACTTCGCCCTACATTGGACTAATCGCGGCACTGGTGATGTGCTATGGCATTAGCATAAATCTAGTGGAAGCTCTTTGGAAAAAACAAGTGGGAATGAAATATACCAATCCTAATGATTATAATTCCTTCATGAGCCAATATATATTTTGGACTGGCATTGCATCGATGATTATTATAGTTTTTGCTGGTAATATATTAAGGGTCTGCAAGTGGTTTACTGCTGCCATAATAACTCCATTGCTATTTGTAATAGTAGGTTCATTGTTTTTCATTTTTGTATTGTTCAAAGAAAATCTAACGACTTCCCTTGATTCCATTGGCCTGACACCCTTGTCCGCATCGGTTTTTCTTGGGGCAGCAGTGGTTTTGATAGCAAAATCCACAAAATATGCTCTATTCGATCCAACCAAGGAAATGTCATATATTCCTTTGGATGAAGAAATGAAAGTCAAAGGTAAGGCAGTGGTAGAAGTGGTAGGCGGTAGAATGGGCAAAGGTGGCGGTGCTTGGATTAATTCCGGCCTGCTATCCGTAATTCCAGGAGCCACATTCTTTACCATAGTACCCTATACATTTTCCATATTCGTGGTCATATGTATCAGCTGGCTTGTGGTGGTTAAGCTGCTAAGCAATAGAATCGAAGCTGTGTCCGAAGATGCATCTCAAAAAAATTCACCAGCTTCGGCATCTTAATATAAATTTCAATCAAAGACATATACCTATGCCGGTGGGTTTACCAAAGCCCACTGGTTTTTAACATATATAACCATCTCATTAAATGGGTTGAAACTGAGAAGACTAGATACTATCTCTGGCGTTCCGGAGCATAGATATATCCAATTCCATGGATAGTCCTCAAAGAATTTTCAGTAGAAATCCCATTTTTATGAAAAACTTGTCTAAGCTTTACAATGTATTGATCCAATGATCGGCTTCTCACATTGGCGTGGCTACCCCATACACAATGAATAATGCTCTTTCTGCTTAAAATCATATGAGGATTTTTATAAAAACACGAAATAATTCCTAATTCTTTCTTTCCTATGCTCGACATACTGCCGTTGGTAAATTTTATTTCCAACCTTGCTGGAT
Protein-coding sequences here:
- a CDS encoding NTP/NDP exchange transporter; translation: MVQEQTKEFSKLRRIFFPLHTYELKKALPMSLIFFCILFNYTCLRNIKDSLIVTGPGSDAEVIPFIKGFCVVPSAIIFMLLYAKASNILSNEKLFYFSLTPFIVFFGAFAYLIYPNLGTLHPSLDTITTWRAAAPKFLYWPIAIVGNWSYVLFFILAELWGGVLLSLSFWQFANQITKTSEAKRMYSFFGLMAQMAVLASGIVGEHFSNIKNKVGVGVDPWQISLNWLMGIVVVLGIVAMVTFRWIYTNVLTDKRFYDKPELPGNSGGKKKKSVPLSQSFKIIFTSPYIGLIAALVMCYGISINLVEALWKKQVGMKYTNPNDYNSFMSQYIFWTGIASMIIIVFAGNILRVCKWFTAAIITPLLFVIVGSLFFIFVLFKENLTTSLDSIGLTPLSASVFLGAAVVLIAKSTKYALFDPTKEMSYIPLDEEMKVKGKAVVEVVGGRMGKGGGAWINSGLLSVIPGATFFTIVPYTFSIFVVICISWLVVVKLLSNRIEAVSEDASQKNSPASAS